A single window of Oncorhynchus clarkii lewisi isolate Uvic-CL-2024 chromosome 10, UVic_Ocla_1.0, whole genome shotgun sequence DNA harbors:
- the LOC139418839 gene encoding oxysterol-binding protein 1 isoform X5 — MSEPKAPTPTPAGDTYKGWLFKWTNYIKGYQRRWFVLSNGLLSYYRTQAEMGHTCRGTINLATANIAVEDSCNFVISNGGAQTYHLKASSEVERQRWITALELAKAKAVRNQAESDDSGDECPTSPPTSGQGGGARNSNSEVQSTLRTLGSKVEDLSTCNDLIAKHGSALQRSLSELEGVRLGGDTDGKIRQVTERATLFRITSNAMINACRDFLALAQAHSKRWQKALHSERDQRIRLEETLEQLAKQHNHLERAFRGATVLPLSQSNPALNSKSLGSAKGDASDEDDENEFFDAMEDPAGFITVPADPKYHRRSGSNISGLSAETGIDDQSLCDEQSLGSNPESPQSLEVEPVRKRRTKIPDKPNYSLNLWSIMKNCIGKELSKIPMPVNFNEPISMLQRLSEDLEYYELLDKAAKCQSSLEQLCYVAAFTVSSYSTTVHRTGKPFNPLLGETYELDRLRESGYRSLCEQVSHHPPAAAHHAISERGWTLRQEISLASKFRGKYLSIMPLGSIQCVFEKSNNHYSWKKVTTTVHNIIVGKLWIDQSGEIDVVNHRTGDCCHLKFAPYSYFSRDVARKVTGVVTDKEGKAHYVLSGTWDEKMEFSRVMQSNKGENGTEGKQKTVYQTLKAKELWKKNPLPEGAETMYYFSSLALTLNESEEGVAPTDSRRRPDQQLMEAGRWDEANAEKQRLEEKQRSVRREREREAQRAANLPEEGAEGVEVAEDAVIEDSFITDSPLKTDPDDSPPHTPTSRGPPLSEYQSVHQDNYEAMWFERTEDVITGESMHVYKGGYWEAKDHGNWDMCPDIY; from the exons ACCCCGACTCCGGCTGGAGACACATACAAAGGATGGCTATTCAAATGGACAAATTACATCAAGGGCTACCAGCGACGATGGTTCGTCTTGAGCAACGGTTTACTATCCTACTACAG GACCCAGGCGGAGATGGGCCACACGTGCCGGGGCACCATCAACCTGGCCACGGCCAACATCGCGGTGGAGGACTCGTGCAACTTTGTCATCTCCAACGGCGGGGCACAGACCTACCACCTGAAGGCCAGCTCTGAGGTGGAGCGGCAGCGCTGGATCACCGCCCTGGAGCTGGCCAAGGCCAAGGCTGTCCGTAATCAGGCCGAGTCTG atGACTCTGGTGATGAGTGTCCGACGTCACCCCCTACCTCGGGACAGGGCGGAGGGGCACGTAACTCTAACTCAGAGGTACAGTCCACACTGCGCACGCTGGGCAGCAAGGTGGAAGACCTGAGCACCTGCAACGACCTCATCGCCAAGCACGGCTCCGCCCTCCAAAG GTCCCTGTCAGAGCTGGAGGGGGTGCGTCTGGGAGGCGACACGGATGGCAAGATCCGGCAGGTGACGGAGAGAGCCACGTTGTTCCGCATCACCTCCAACGCTATGATCAAC GCATGCAGAGACTTCTTAGCGCTGGCCCAGGCCCACAGTAAACGGTGGCAGAAAGCCCTGCATTCGGAGCGGGACCAGAGGATAAGGCTGGAGGAAACATTGGAGCAGCTTGCCAAGCAGCACAACCACCTGGAGAGGGCCTTCAGAGGGGCCACCGTACTGCCCCTCTCCCAGAGCAACCCTGCCCTGAACAGCAAGA GTTTGGGCTCAGCAAAGGGAGACGCAAGCGACGAGGATGATGAAAACGAGTTCTTTGACGCTATGGAGGACCCGGCAGGGTTCATCACTGTACCGGCCGACCCCAAGTATCATAG AAGGTCAGGAAGTAACATCAGTGGTCTCAGTGCTGAGACTGGAATCGATGACCAATCG CTTTGTGACGAGCAGTCGTTGGGGTCCAATCCGGAGTCGCCCCAGTCCCTGGAGGTGGAGCCAGTGAGGAAGAGGCGGACCAAAATCCCAGACAAGCCCAACTATTCGCTGAACCTCTGGAGCATCATGAAGAACTGCATTGGCAAAGAGCTCTCCAAGATCCCCATGCCT GTGAACTTCAACGAGCCCATCTCCATGCTGCAGCGTCTGTCCGAGGACTTGGAGTACTACGAGCTCCTGGACAAGGCAGCTAAATGCCagagctctctggagcagctgTGCTACGTGGCTGCCTTCACCGTATCATCCTACTCCACTACGGTCCACCGCACAGGGAAACCCTTCAACCCCCTACTGGGGGAGACCTACGAACTGGACCGACTGAGGGAGAGCGGCTACCGTTCACTGTGTGAACAG GTGAGTCACCACCCGCCTGCAGCTGCTCATCATGCCATCTCCGAGAGAGGCTGGACCCTCCGACAGGAGATCTCCCTCGCCAGCAAGTTCAGGGGAAAATACCTCTCCATCATGCCTCTGG GCTCTATCCAATGTGTGTTTGAGAAGAGCAACAATCACTACTCGTGGAAGAAAGTCACTACAACAGTACACAACATCATTGTGGGCAAATTGTGGATCGACCAG TCGGGAGAGATAGACGTGGTGAACCACCGGACCGGCGACTGCTGCCATCTCAAGTTCGCCCCGTACAGCTACTTCTCCAGAGACGTGGCCAGGAAGGTGACTGGTGTGGTGACCGACAAGGAGGGTAAGGCCCACTATGTGCTGTCAGGGACGTGGGATGAGAAGATGGAGTTCTCCAGGGTGATGCAGAGCAATAAGGGAGAGAACGGCACCGAGGGCAAACAGAAGACCGTCTACCAGACGCTCAAAGCCAAGGAGCTCTGGAAGAAGAACCCACTACC CGAGGGAGCGGAGACTATGTACTACTTCTCGTCACTGGCGCTGACGCTCAACGAGTCCGAGGAGGGCGTGGCGCCCACCGACAGCCGGCGACGGCCCGACCAGCAGCTGATGGAGGCGGGCCGGTGGGACGAGGCCAACGCCGAGAAGCAGCGGCTGGAGGAGAAGCAGAGGAGCGTCCGccgcgagagggagagagaggcccagCGTGCAGCCAACCTGCCCGAGGAGGGGGCAGAAGGGGTGGAGGTAGCGGAGGACG CTGTCATTGAGGACTCTTTCATCACTGACTCGCCTTTGAAAA cGGACCCCGACGATTCTCCACCTCACACTCCAA CCTCACGTGGTCCGCCCCTCTCAGAGTATCAAA GCGTCCACCAGGACAACTATGAGGCGATGTGGTTCGAGCGGACTGAGGACGTCATCACGGGAGAGTCCATGCACGTCTACAAGGGGGGCTACTGGGAGGCGAAGGACCACGGCAACTGGGACATGTGCCCAGATATATATTGA
- the LOC139418839 gene encoding oxysterol-binding protein 1 isoform X3, with product MSEPKAPTPTPAGDTYKGWLFKWTNYIKGYQRRWFVLSNGLLSYYRTQAEMGHTCRGTINLATANIAVEDSCNFVISNGGAQTYHLKASSEVERQRWITALELAKAKAVRNQAESDDSGDECPTSPPTSGQGGGARNSNSEVQSTLRTLGSKVEDLSTCNDLIAKHGSALQRSLSELEGVRLGGDTDGKIRQVTERATLFRITSNAMINACRDFLALAQAHSKRWQKALHSERDQRIRLEETLEQLAKQHNHLERAFRGATVLPLSQSNPALNSKSLGSAKGDASDEDDENEFFDAMEDPAGFITVPADPKYHRRSGSNISGLSAETGIDDQSLCDEQSLGSNPESPQSLEVEPVRKRRTKIPDKPNYSLNLWSIMKNCIGKELSKIPMPVNFNEPISMLQRLSEDLEYYELLDKAAKCQSSLEQLCYVAAFTVSSYSTTVHRTGKPFNPLLGETYELDRLRESGYRSLCEQVSHHPPAAAHHAISERGWTLRQEISLASKFRGKYLSIMPLGSIQCVFEKSNNHYSWKKVTTTVHNIIVGKLWIDQSGEIDVVNHRTGDCCHLKFAPYSYFSRDVARKVTGVVTDKEGKAHYVLSGTWDEKMEFSRVMQSNKGENGTEGKQKTVYQTLKAKELWKKNPLPEGAETMYYFSSLALTLNESEEGVAPTDSRRRPDQQLMEAGRWDEANAEKQRLEEKQRSVRREREREAQRAANLPEEGAEGVEVAEDAVIEDSFITDSPLKTDAVEIGTEVSQASDETDPDDSPPHTPTSRGPPLSEYQSVHQDNYEAMWFERTEDVITGESMHVYKGGYWEAKDHGNWDMCPDIY from the exons ACCCCGACTCCGGCTGGAGACACATACAAAGGATGGCTATTCAAATGGACAAATTACATCAAGGGCTACCAGCGACGATGGTTCGTCTTGAGCAACGGTTTACTATCCTACTACAG GACCCAGGCGGAGATGGGCCACACGTGCCGGGGCACCATCAACCTGGCCACGGCCAACATCGCGGTGGAGGACTCGTGCAACTTTGTCATCTCCAACGGCGGGGCACAGACCTACCACCTGAAGGCCAGCTCTGAGGTGGAGCGGCAGCGCTGGATCACCGCCCTGGAGCTGGCCAAGGCCAAGGCTGTCCGTAATCAGGCCGAGTCTG atGACTCTGGTGATGAGTGTCCGACGTCACCCCCTACCTCGGGACAGGGCGGAGGGGCACGTAACTCTAACTCAGAGGTACAGTCCACACTGCGCACGCTGGGCAGCAAGGTGGAAGACCTGAGCACCTGCAACGACCTCATCGCCAAGCACGGCTCCGCCCTCCAAAG GTCCCTGTCAGAGCTGGAGGGGGTGCGTCTGGGAGGCGACACGGATGGCAAGATCCGGCAGGTGACGGAGAGAGCCACGTTGTTCCGCATCACCTCCAACGCTATGATCAAC GCATGCAGAGACTTCTTAGCGCTGGCCCAGGCCCACAGTAAACGGTGGCAGAAAGCCCTGCATTCGGAGCGGGACCAGAGGATAAGGCTGGAGGAAACATTGGAGCAGCTTGCCAAGCAGCACAACCACCTGGAGAGGGCCTTCAGAGGGGCCACCGTACTGCCCCTCTCCCAGAGCAACCCTGCCCTGAACAGCAAGA GTTTGGGCTCAGCAAAGGGAGACGCAAGCGACGAGGATGATGAAAACGAGTTCTTTGACGCTATGGAGGACCCGGCAGGGTTCATCACTGTACCGGCCGACCCCAAGTATCATAG AAGGTCAGGAAGTAACATCAGTGGTCTCAGTGCTGAGACTGGAATCGATGACCAATCG CTTTGTGACGAGCAGTCGTTGGGGTCCAATCCGGAGTCGCCCCAGTCCCTGGAGGTGGAGCCAGTGAGGAAGAGGCGGACCAAAATCCCAGACAAGCCCAACTATTCGCTGAACCTCTGGAGCATCATGAAGAACTGCATTGGCAAAGAGCTCTCCAAGATCCCCATGCCT GTGAACTTCAACGAGCCCATCTCCATGCTGCAGCGTCTGTCCGAGGACTTGGAGTACTACGAGCTCCTGGACAAGGCAGCTAAATGCCagagctctctggagcagctgTGCTACGTGGCTGCCTTCACCGTATCATCCTACTCCACTACGGTCCACCGCACAGGGAAACCCTTCAACCCCCTACTGGGGGAGACCTACGAACTGGACCGACTGAGGGAGAGCGGCTACCGTTCACTGTGTGAACAG GTGAGTCACCACCCGCCTGCAGCTGCTCATCATGCCATCTCCGAGAGAGGCTGGACCCTCCGACAGGAGATCTCCCTCGCCAGCAAGTTCAGGGGAAAATACCTCTCCATCATGCCTCTGG GCTCTATCCAATGTGTGTTTGAGAAGAGCAACAATCACTACTCGTGGAAGAAAGTCACTACAACAGTACACAACATCATTGTGGGCAAATTGTGGATCGACCAG TCGGGAGAGATAGACGTGGTGAACCACCGGACCGGCGACTGCTGCCATCTCAAGTTCGCCCCGTACAGCTACTTCTCCAGAGACGTGGCCAGGAAGGTGACTGGTGTGGTGACCGACAAGGAGGGTAAGGCCCACTATGTGCTGTCAGGGACGTGGGATGAGAAGATGGAGTTCTCCAGGGTGATGCAGAGCAATAAGGGAGAGAACGGCACCGAGGGCAAACAGAAGACCGTCTACCAGACGCTCAAAGCCAAGGAGCTCTGGAAGAAGAACCCACTACC CGAGGGAGCGGAGACTATGTACTACTTCTCGTCACTGGCGCTGACGCTCAACGAGTCCGAGGAGGGCGTGGCGCCCACCGACAGCCGGCGACGGCCCGACCAGCAGCTGATGGAGGCGGGCCGGTGGGACGAGGCCAACGCCGAGAAGCAGCGGCTGGAGGAGAAGCAGAGGAGCGTCCGccgcgagagggagagagaggcccagCGTGCAGCCAACCTGCCCGAGGAGGGGGCAGAAGGGGTGGAGGTAGCGGAGGACG CTGTCATTGAGGACTCTTTCATCACTGACTCGCCTTTGAAAA CCGATGCAGTGGAGATTGGTACGGAAGTGAGCCAGGCTTCGGACGAAA cGGACCCCGACGATTCTCCACCTCACACTCCAA CCTCACGTGGTCCGCCCCTCTCAGAGTATCAAA GCGTCCACCAGGACAACTATGAGGCGATGTGGTTCGAGCGGACTGAGGACGTCATCACGGGAGAGTCCATGCACGTCTACAAGGGGGGCTACTGGGAGGCGAAGGACCACGGCAACTGGGACATGTGCCCAGATATATATTGA
- the LOC139418839 gene encoding oxysterol-binding protein 1 isoform X2: protein MSEPKAPTPTPAGDTYKGWLFKWTNYIKGYQRRWFVLSNGLLSYYRTQAEMGHTCRGTINLATANIAVEDSCNFVISNGGAQTYHLKASSEVERQRWITALELAKAKAVRNQAESDDSGDECPTSPPTSGQGGGARNSNSEVQSTLRTLGSKVEDLSTCNDLIAKHGSALQRSLSELEGVRLGGDTDGKIRQVTERATLFRITSNAMINACRDFLALAQAHSKRWQKALHSERDQRIRLEETLEQLAKQHNHLERAFRGATVLPLSQSNPALNSKSLGSAKGDASDEDDENEFFDAMEDPAGFITVPADPKYHRSGSNISGLSAETGIDDQSLCDEQSLGSNPESPQSLEVEPVRKRRTKIPDKPNYSLNLWSIMKNCIGKELSKIPMPVNFNEPISMLQRLSEDLEYYELLDKAAKCQSSLEQLCYVAAFTVSSYSTTVHRTGKPFNPLLGETYELDRLRESGYRSLCEQVSHHPPAAAHHAISERGWTLRQEISLASKFRGKYLSIMPLGSIQCVFEKSNNHYSWKKVTTTVHNIIVGKLWIDQSGEIDVVNHRTGDCCHLKFAPYSYFSRDVARKVTGVVTDKEGKAHYVLSGTWDEKMEFSRVMQSNKGENGTEGKQKTVYQTLKAKELWKKNPLPEGAETMYYFSSLALTLNESEEGVAPTDSRRRPDQQLMEAGRWDEANAEKQRLEEKQRSVRREREREAQRAANLPEEGAEGVEVAEDAVIEDSFITDSPLKTDAVEIGTEVSQASDETDPDDSPPHTPTSRGPPLSEYQMDDMGGHYGAAVKSVHQDNYEAMWFERTEDVITGESMHVYKGGYWEAKDHGNWDMCPDIY, encoded by the exons ACCCCGACTCCGGCTGGAGACACATACAAAGGATGGCTATTCAAATGGACAAATTACATCAAGGGCTACCAGCGACGATGGTTCGTCTTGAGCAACGGTTTACTATCCTACTACAG GACCCAGGCGGAGATGGGCCACACGTGCCGGGGCACCATCAACCTGGCCACGGCCAACATCGCGGTGGAGGACTCGTGCAACTTTGTCATCTCCAACGGCGGGGCACAGACCTACCACCTGAAGGCCAGCTCTGAGGTGGAGCGGCAGCGCTGGATCACCGCCCTGGAGCTGGCCAAGGCCAAGGCTGTCCGTAATCAGGCCGAGTCTG atGACTCTGGTGATGAGTGTCCGACGTCACCCCCTACCTCGGGACAGGGCGGAGGGGCACGTAACTCTAACTCAGAGGTACAGTCCACACTGCGCACGCTGGGCAGCAAGGTGGAAGACCTGAGCACCTGCAACGACCTCATCGCCAAGCACGGCTCCGCCCTCCAAAG GTCCCTGTCAGAGCTGGAGGGGGTGCGTCTGGGAGGCGACACGGATGGCAAGATCCGGCAGGTGACGGAGAGAGCCACGTTGTTCCGCATCACCTCCAACGCTATGATCAAC GCATGCAGAGACTTCTTAGCGCTGGCCCAGGCCCACAGTAAACGGTGGCAGAAAGCCCTGCATTCGGAGCGGGACCAGAGGATAAGGCTGGAGGAAACATTGGAGCAGCTTGCCAAGCAGCACAACCACCTGGAGAGGGCCTTCAGAGGGGCCACCGTACTGCCCCTCTCCCAGAGCAACCCTGCCCTGAACAGCAAGA GTTTGGGCTCAGCAAAGGGAGACGCAAGCGACGAGGATGATGAAAACGAGTTCTTTGACGCTATGGAGGACCCGGCAGGGTTCATCACTGTACCGGCCGACCCCAAGTATCATAG GTCAGGAAGTAACATCAGTGGTCTCAGTGCTGAGACTGGAATCGATGACCAATCG CTTTGTGACGAGCAGTCGTTGGGGTCCAATCCGGAGTCGCCCCAGTCCCTGGAGGTGGAGCCAGTGAGGAAGAGGCGGACCAAAATCCCAGACAAGCCCAACTATTCGCTGAACCTCTGGAGCATCATGAAGAACTGCATTGGCAAAGAGCTCTCCAAGATCCCCATGCCT GTGAACTTCAACGAGCCCATCTCCATGCTGCAGCGTCTGTCCGAGGACTTGGAGTACTACGAGCTCCTGGACAAGGCAGCTAAATGCCagagctctctggagcagctgTGCTACGTGGCTGCCTTCACCGTATCATCCTACTCCACTACGGTCCACCGCACAGGGAAACCCTTCAACCCCCTACTGGGGGAGACCTACGAACTGGACCGACTGAGGGAGAGCGGCTACCGTTCACTGTGTGAACAG GTGAGTCACCACCCGCCTGCAGCTGCTCATCATGCCATCTCCGAGAGAGGCTGGACCCTCCGACAGGAGATCTCCCTCGCCAGCAAGTTCAGGGGAAAATACCTCTCCATCATGCCTCTGG GCTCTATCCAATGTGTGTTTGAGAAGAGCAACAATCACTACTCGTGGAAGAAAGTCACTACAACAGTACACAACATCATTGTGGGCAAATTGTGGATCGACCAG TCGGGAGAGATAGACGTGGTGAACCACCGGACCGGCGACTGCTGCCATCTCAAGTTCGCCCCGTACAGCTACTTCTCCAGAGACGTGGCCAGGAAGGTGACTGGTGTGGTGACCGACAAGGAGGGTAAGGCCCACTATGTGCTGTCAGGGACGTGGGATGAGAAGATGGAGTTCTCCAGGGTGATGCAGAGCAATAAGGGAGAGAACGGCACCGAGGGCAAACAGAAGACCGTCTACCAGACGCTCAAAGCCAAGGAGCTCTGGAAGAAGAACCCACTACC CGAGGGAGCGGAGACTATGTACTACTTCTCGTCACTGGCGCTGACGCTCAACGAGTCCGAGGAGGGCGTGGCGCCCACCGACAGCCGGCGACGGCCCGACCAGCAGCTGATGGAGGCGGGCCGGTGGGACGAGGCCAACGCCGAGAAGCAGCGGCTGGAGGAGAAGCAGAGGAGCGTCCGccgcgagagggagagagaggcccagCGTGCAGCCAACCTGCCCGAGGAGGGGGCAGAAGGGGTGGAGGTAGCGGAGGACG CTGTCATTGAGGACTCTTTCATCACTGACTCGCCTTTGAAAA CCGATGCAGTGGAGATTGGTACGGAAGTGAGCCAGGCTTCGGACGAAA cGGACCCCGACGATTCTCCACCTCACACTCCAA CCTCACGTGGTCCGCCCCTCTCAGAGTATCAAA tggatGACATGGGAGGTCATTATGGAGCTGCTGTCAAAA GCGTCCACCAGGACAACTATGAGGCGATGTGGTTCGAGCGGACTGAGGACGTCATCACGGGAGAGTCCATGCACGTCTACAAGGGGGGCTACTGGGAGGCGAAGGACCACGGCAACTGGGACATGTGCCCAGATATATATTGA
- the LOC139418839 gene encoding oxysterol-binding protein 1 isoform X4, translating into MSEPKAPTPTPAGDTYKGWLFKWTNYIKGYQRRWFVLSNGLLSYYRTQAEMGHTCRGTINLATANIAVEDSCNFVISNGGAQTYHLKASSEVERQRWITALELAKAKAVRNQAESDDSGDECPTSPPTSGQGGGARNSNSEVQSTLRTLGSKVEDLSTCNDLIAKHGSALQRSLSELEGVRLGGDTDGKIRQVTERATLFRITSNAMINACRDFLALAQAHSKRWQKALHSERDQRIRLEETLEQLAKQHNHLERAFRGATVLPLSQSNPALNSKSLGSAKGDASDEDDENEFFDAMEDPAGFITVPADPKYHRRSGSNISGLSAETGIDDQSLCDEQSLGSNPESPQSLEVEPVRKRRTKIPDKPNYSLNLWSIMKNCIGKELSKIPMPVNFNEPISMLQRLSEDLEYYELLDKAAKCQSSLEQLCYVAAFTVSSYSTTVHRTGKPFNPLLGETYELDRLRESGYRSLCEQVSHHPPAAAHHAISERGWTLRQEISLASKFRGKYLSIMPLGSIQCVFEKSNNHYSWKKVTTTVHNIIVGKLWIDQSGEIDVVNHRTGDCCHLKFAPYSYFSRDVARKVTGVVTDKEGKAHYVLSGTWDEKMEFSRVMQSNKGENGTEGKQKTVYQTLKAKELWKKNPLPEGAETMYYFSSLALTLNESEEGVAPTDSRRRPDQQLMEAGRWDEANAEKQRLEEKQRSVRREREREAQRAANLPEEGAEGVEVAEDAVIEDSFITDSPLKTDPDDSPPHTPTSRGPPLSEYQMDDMGGHYGAAVKSVHQDNYEAMWFERTEDVITGESMHVYKGGYWEAKDHGNWDMCPDIY; encoded by the exons ACCCCGACTCCGGCTGGAGACACATACAAAGGATGGCTATTCAAATGGACAAATTACATCAAGGGCTACCAGCGACGATGGTTCGTCTTGAGCAACGGTTTACTATCCTACTACAG GACCCAGGCGGAGATGGGCCACACGTGCCGGGGCACCATCAACCTGGCCACGGCCAACATCGCGGTGGAGGACTCGTGCAACTTTGTCATCTCCAACGGCGGGGCACAGACCTACCACCTGAAGGCCAGCTCTGAGGTGGAGCGGCAGCGCTGGATCACCGCCCTGGAGCTGGCCAAGGCCAAGGCTGTCCGTAATCAGGCCGAGTCTG atGACTCTGGTGATGAGTGTCCGACGTCACCCCCTACCTCGGGACAGGGCGGAGGGGCACGTAACTCTAACTCAGAGGTACAGTCCACACTGCGCACGCTGGGCAGCAAGGTGGAAGACCTGAGCACCTGCAACGACCTCATCGCCAAGCACGGCTCCGCCCTCCAAAG GTCCCTGTCAGAGCTGGAGGGGGTGCGTCTGGGAGGCGACACGGATGGCAAGATCCGGCAGGTGACGGAGAGAGCCACGTTGTTCCGCATCACCTCCAACGCTATGATCAAC GCATGCAGAGACTTCTTAGCGCTGGCCCAGGCCCACAGTAAACGGTGGCAGAAAGCCCTGCATTCGGAGCGGGACCAGAGGATAAGGCTGGAGGAAACATTGGAGCAGCTTGCCAAGCAGCACAACCACCTGGAGAGGGCCTTCAGAGGGGCCACCGTACTGCCCCTCTCCCAGAGCAACCCTGCCCTGAACAGCAAGA GTTTGGGCTCAGCAAAGGGAGACGCAAGCGACGAGGATGATGAAAACGAGTTCTTTGACGCTATGGAGGACCCGGCAGGGTTCATCACTGTACCGGCCGACCCCAAGTATCATAG AAGGTCAGGAAGTAACATCAGTGGTCTCAGTGCTGAGACTGGAATCGATGACCAATCG CTTTGTGACGAGCAGTCGTTGGGGTCCAATCCGGAGTCGCCCCAGTCCCTGGAGGTGGAGCCAGTGAGGAAGAGGCGGACCAAAATCCCAGACAAGCCCAACTATTCGCTGAACCTCTGGAGCATCATGAAGAACTGCATTGGCAAAGAGCTCTCCAAGATCCCCATGCCT GTGAACTTCAACGAGCCCATCTCCATGCTGCAGCGTCTGTCCGAGGACTTGGAGTACTACGAGCTCCTGGACAAGGCAGCTAAATGCCagagctctctggagcagctgTGCTACGTGGCTGCCTTCACCGTATCATCCTACTCCACTACGGTCCACCGCACAGGGAAACCCTTCAACCCCCTACTGGGGGAGACCTACGAACTGGACCGACTGAGGGAGAGCGGCTACCGTTCACTGTGTGAACAG GTGAGTCACCACCCGCCTGCAGCTGCTCATCATGCCATCTCCGAGAGAGGCTGGACCCTCCGACAGGAGATCTCCCTCGCCAGCAAGTTCAGGGGAAAATACCTCTCCATCATGCCTCTGG GCTCTATCCAATGTGTGTTTGAGAAGAGCAACAATCACTACTCGTGGAAGAAAGTCACTACAACAGTACACAACATCATTGTGGGCAAATTGTGGATCGACCAG TCGGGAGAGATAGACGTGGTGAACCACCGGACCGGCGACTGCTGCCATCTCAAGTTCGCCCCGTACAGCTACTTCTCCAGAGACGTGGCCAGGAAGGTGACTGGTGTGGTGACCGACAAGGAGGGTAAGGCCCACTATGTGCTGTCAGGGACGTGGGATGAGAAGATGGAGTTCTCCAGGGTGATGCAGAGCAATAAGGGAGAGAACGGCACCGAGGGCAAACAGAAGACCGTCTACCAGACGCTCAAAGCCAAGGAGCTCTGGAAGAAGAACCCACTACC CGAGGGAGCGGAGACTATGTACTACTTCTCGTCACTGGCGCTGACGCTCAACGAGTCCGAGGAGGGCGTGGCGCCCACCGACAGCCGGCGACGGCCCGACCAGCAGCTGATGGAGGCGGGCCGGTGGGACGAGGCCAACGCCGAGAAGCAGCGGCTGGAGGAGAAGCAGAGGAGCGTCCGccgcgagagggagagagaggcccagCGTGCAGCCAACCTGCCCGAGGAGGGGGCAGAAGGGGTGGAGGTAGCGGAGGACG CTGTCATTGAGGACTCTTTCATCACTGACTCGCCTTTGAAAA cGGACCCCGACGATTCTCCACCTCACACTCCAA CCTCACGTGGTCCGCCCCTCTCAGAGTATCAAA tggatGACATGGGAGGTCATTATGGAGCTGCTGTCAAAA GCGTCCACCAGGACAACTATGAGGCGATGTGGTTCGAGCGGACTGAGGACGTCATCACGGGAGAGTCCATGCACGTCTACAAGGGGGGCTACTGGGAGGCGAAGGACCACGGCAACTGGGACATGTGCCCAGATATATATTGA